ATGGAAATGTCAGGTCTGTTTATGGTTGGTCCACCATTTGGGTCTTGGCTGGAAAAtctcaactattggatggattaccaatacattttgtacagccattcatggtccccagaggatgaatcctattaactttggtgatcctctggcTTTTCATTTAACACCATTTTAATGTGTCCATCCAATACTTTACAAACCAATACtggtttatgactaaatacctgcaaaacgaatcacattcccatcagcctcagctgtactttctGTTCGgtgctaattagctaatgttaccATGCTAACACACATGACTAagtgttttttgtgttattttgagGACATACAAAGCCCAATCCCATCCAAAAGTCAAATTCTTGTTTCATCATTTCACCAGTGTTGTTTGAAAACTCTCCACTTTTATCCGTTTTGATGATGTTAAGGACTCCAAGCTCCTCTGTCAGTTGAGGAAAGTCTTTAAGTGAAATGCATTGTCTTCAACTTGCATAGGCAACTCTGAAAGTTGGAGATCCAATGTTTTCCTCCAACATCGATTATATGATAACAACATTTCCAGCCAGTGTAACAAATAAACTCAGTGATCCTTTCGGTAGATTGTAATTTCCTGCCCGTCGGAGCGTCCAGGACTTGTGAACAATGTTACTGAGTTTAGATTGTAACTAAGATGTAGAAGTGAATACCAATGAATGAtaaatatgatgatgatgatcaagAAGataatgatgatggtgatggtgatgcgGCCTGCTATAGGAAGACAGACTAAAGGAAGATTGAGTGACAGCTGGAGAAGACGGATGGGTGTGATGTTTCACAGCTTAGGAGGATTGTGATGCTGCTGTAGCAGATATTAGCATGCTGTTGTTGATATATTggatttttaaaaatgattgtTTTCCCCTAGATGACCATCATGTTATGGAATTTATTTTAGGTAGGGGGGAGTTTACCCCCATAAGCAAACCACAGCCCCGTTTATAACACTGATTATTGGACtataacatgtttttgtttactGTGTGTTTCTCAAAAATGCATAAAGTTGAATGTGAAACTCATgtcttgtatttcaatttttttcacAATGCTGTGGTTTGCACCTAAAATATAGCAATAGCAATTTCCAACAGAACCAGTTACTCTGTAGTTTtaaaaggtgacacatcacAGCTCACAGGTCCTTGTTAAAGCTaaagtgcgtagtttctgtcgcccccatgatgaattctaagtaataacaacaaaactgtcggtgccTAATATAATCAACTTGTCTTTACATGAATACCATTACATTTCATGCCAGTTTTGCAGATAAAAGTTAGAACCAGGTGCAGAACTTAAGAACAACATAGTCTGTAAAGATGagccacattttaacattaataactaactaactaatttACCGTAAATAGATTGGATAATCATAAAATAAACGCCAAAAGGAGGGTATTTGAAAGTCATTTTACataatttttgtgtgttttacatcTGGGAAATCTGTACTTTAACAGGGAGTTCTTGTGGATGGATTGGATAATCTTGTGAATTTACCAAAGAGAAACCGTAtgaaaacagcagttttcatttcAATTATGTAATTTTAAGGTATTTCTGCATTATTTCTTAGTTTTGATAAAGATTTATACATTTCTTTAACATTCTAGAAATGTTTTATATCAAGAATTTGTTTTAATTCTACAATATTTAGACtgttaaaatacagaaaatatttacaggaaatttctgtatttaaaaaaaacaatttttctgtaaaataatgtaaggtttttttactgtaatttgaCTTTTTACCATATTtttacaattgttttttttacagtgtactgATAATGTTAAAGTGAATTAGCATATAAGTAAATatgataaaagaaaataaatagcaAGTAGCAACAGGTAACATATTAAATATGTCTAACATTAAAAGTATTACAATCTGAAAAATGAATGAAGGACGGTTAATGGAACTGTACCTGACTGGCAGTTGGTGTCTTCACTGCAGTCGTTGTCCACATAGACCTTCTCATACTTGCCGTGACCCGTCACCACAAACTTATATCTTTTAGCAGTGGAGCTCTCCTGAAATTCAGttgataaaacaatatttatcaGAGAGAGATTCACAAACATTTACGCTGTAACTTCAATGTGTTTCCACCATATTTTCCAGTTTACATCTGCAGGTATTTGATATTTTTCTACTCATCTTAGTTATTGCTGCCTAAAAATGACAACTTTCTACCAGTTAACAAACGAGCAGCAGTTTTAACAAATTCTTCAAAACTTAGATTTgagtttcattttaaatataaaaactagaggagtcttgtttttgtttgtctgtttgtgtgactgatttattatttttattttcatatacagtacaggccaaaagtttggacacaccttctcattcaatgcgtttcctttttattttcatgactatttacattgtagattctcactgaaggcatcaaaactatgaatgaacacatatggaattatgtacttaacaaaaaagtgtgaaataaatgaaaacatgtcttatattttagattcttcaaagtagccaccctttgcttttttattaataaggaaaaaacttccactaattaaccctgaaaaAGCACAccagtgaagtgaaaaccatttcaggtgactacctcatgaagctcattgagagaacaccaagggtttgcagagttatcaaaaaaaggaaatggtagctactttgaagaatctaaaatataagacatgttttcagttatttcacacttttttgttaagtacataattccatatgtgttcattcatagttttgatgccttcagtgagaatctacaatgtaaatagtcatgaaaataaagaaacacattgaatgagaaggtgtgtccaaacttttggcctgtactgtatatcggCTCTCATGATGTCCCTGAATGCAGCACATTTGTTAGATTAGAGATTATGAAAAGAACTTCTCTCAAACAATCCAAGTTTTGAGcctgaaaaaatattaaagGAAAGGATATTTAAAAGAATAGCCAAAACTTTAATCAGTGTGCTTGTGACccatcaaaataaaaatgatttgtaGTTCTATTTCATCCCTGCTGCCTGCCAGAGGCAGTTCTTAGAGCACTGAATATTCCCTTTGCGCATACGCAGTTAAAGTATGTATACCAACAATGTCACATGTGACCCCTGGATGACCCGAGAGAGACTATATTTTCCGATGTTTATAGAGTCACAATACCATCTTCTGTTAGACAAAACTATGTTAATTTTTCTTTACAACTATTCTGAAGTTTAGGAAACATCTGGATATTTTCATCTGTTCAGTGCTCTAAAAATTCTCCAGATGAAAAAATCTGAGAAGGAAAAGTCTTCTCTTCTTTGTTCGAACTGATCCAAATGTTTGTCCACACTAAGGCCATAAACTGTGACAGCGGGCTCACAAATAGACATTGCCTCAAGGATCAAACCCAAACCTATCATGCTTCTTTGTTGCATCACTGTAGAAAAACACTGTTATCCAAATTTCTTTTAAAGAGAAGCATCAATCAAGAGACTTTGGTGTGCAAATTTGtaccttcccttcccttccagAAGATAATGTGTCACCGAGGTTCTCCCATAAATTCTTCTTGTTTGAAACACCAAAAGGTTTCATGTCCTGCAAATATAGGAACACACAGTACACGTAAGTACACGGTTTGTCATCTCTGCAGCCACAAGGGGGTAGTCTTTCACTGTCTGCCCTTTAAAACTGAGTGGCGATGATTTAGACCAGATGAAAAGAGGCTGGGTGTGGTTGCATGAAGCTGAGAGGAATGCTGTCAGGAAGttagcagacagacagagagttgAGCAGAAAAGTTGACATAAAATAAACAGCTGTTGTAAATCTCATGTCACAGAATTGAAACTTGTTAGAAAAAGACCAGCTCAGGGGTAAAACATACTTTATGAGTATTGCCAAACATACCCACCAATACCGCAAGATCATGAtgcaaagagaagaagaagagaagacaaTCCTGGTTCATTCAGGGTAAAAATTGGACTCACTGCTGGTCTGGAGGGCGAGCTGCACCTGCTACCATCTTCACTTCCTTTCACCCACTGATTGATGAGATCAGCCACACCGACTTTTAAACCATCTGCATCCtgagacagagaagaagaaatatTCATAATTACTGTGAAAAGAAACCCATCTATTGTTCATGTAATACtctaaaaaaaagttgtaatgcTACACCTGTCCTTCAAGAATGCAAGGTAgcagaaaatgtcaaattgtcCCTGATGCAGATCTTCACTTCACACAAAATGTTGTTTAGTTTTCACGCGGCTACTTTTATTGAATATGTTTTGAGTGACCACACAAAAAATATGATTGTAATGCATTGTGTGCACTTTAAGTTTGACTTCTCTTGTCACGTAGTAACTAGTTTTAAAAAACTGCCTTCACACCAATTTGTATTCCTTTTTTTGTGTACATTTTACTCACAAAAAATTgtggatagtttttttttttttttttttagctgtgacCAGAAGCTCTATAGCTCGCTCTGTCGGTTGGTCCACATATTTTCCCACCCTTTGGTGGCCCTGGGAGGCTAAAATTTGGCATGGAGGTCATGTGTCAGTGTGaggttgtgtgtatgtgaatacaaaaaatgaaaatgaaaaacaaaaggcGTGAATTCGCAATAGCTGCAACCCAcatctatttatatatatatatatatatattttttttagaagaCAAAGAGGAGCTGAAATTAAGTAGTAAAGTTAGTTAGGAGGAACAAAATGTGGCTAGTAGAAAATCTGATTTAAAAATCTACTAGTCGAAAAAGTTAATTGAAAGCCCTGATTATATGGCGGAAAACTTCATCATTAACCTTAGATGGTGTGACTGAGATTGTGTTTTGGTTCCAGGCTTCTCCGGCCTCAAACAGGCTCTTCTTGGAGGAGACGGCTTCAGTGGGACTCATCAGGTCCGGCAGCAGCTGACTGGCTGATCTGCCTTCCTTTGAGGAGACCTGTGAAAAATAAAGCGAGATTCAGGAAGTTTGGATGTAACATTGTGATACACTGAGACACCGTATTTGAGTATTTTCCACCTTTTCCAAAGGAAAATACCCATTGAAAAAAGAGAGTAACTTAATAGGGTTTTACCTCAAGAGCATGTGTGTACTGCTCCAGTTTCTTGTCAATCTTGGAAACAGCAACAGGTGGCAGCGTCTTCTTTATGTTGCTGGTGCTTTAGCAGAATAGATAAATGTCCAGTTAAGTCATGGTGAAAGCATATTTCTGTTAGAAATCAAAGTCCAGATGCAGCTGTTGTACAAAGGACATATTTTTGCTGCACGTCAGCTAAAGAGAAAAAGTTTGGAAATAACAAATCACGTTCCATTGATGCAGTGTGTCTTGCTTGTTCTGAACTCAGTGGGTGAATTAAACCCACAGAAGATAACAGTTTTCTGCAGTTCTGATGTGTTGTCGGAGTCAGTGAAGCTTaatgtcaaacacacactcacctttTCCTCAGAGACTCGGTTCTCTCTATTATCTGAGGAAATAATGAAGACAATCTATGATTGGAATTATACTCACAGGAATTATACTGAAAAGACACACTTGGGAAATGACCAACAGTAACACAGACTTTTTATTGAAGCAGGCTGCAGTTCAGATCTGCAAACTGGCAcaaatttgtaatttatttatacaGAGCAAGGCAGAAACTTAATGTTCTCTTAATGGTTTGAGGGAGGGGTTTGAGAGAACATTAAATCTGGAACATTGGTTAAATTAAAATGAGCTGTTTGAGCTGTCAAGCTAATTTAGTAATTTATTAATCCTGGTTCAAGAGACGGGGCCTAGTTTTATCACATTGgaagtcaaaaaaaaagaattaaacagATAAGACAAGTTGGAAATAAAACTGTGTgctaacattaataaaattagGTTTTGAATAGAGATTAGAATTGATTGTAATTTATTCTGCAAgccaaaaacacaacagaagcaGAGAATTGTAGAATCTCTAATCTTATGGCAActgctgacctttgaccctgacACTCACCGTGCATTTACCGTCTGTTGAGACTCTGCTGTTCACTTCATCCTGTAAAGAGACACACAGTGCTGAGATATAGATTACTGCTGGCACCAGCAAATGACTGTAAGTACAACATGCAGCACCTTACTCTTAAaattaaagagcccctattatgatTTTTGTGGATGTTTccctttcttttaatgttattttatgtatgtAATAGATGTATACATTTCACACCTTTCTCTCACAAGACAGTACTTTTTCTCAACAGCCTGAAAACGGCTTGCCCATgttcctgtttgaaattcctctATTAATGATGTCATTAATTGAGAaagccagcccagtttttcaaatgtgctgcccataggtgctgcctgagcaagcacagcccgcccagttgtttttcaccaactgcaagacccaggcggacccagggcatgctgggaaacgcctggctctcagctgatctaacaacaacagattggttcagaatcgactcaacatgatgacgtttataaacgttttattgattttgaattggagggattttaactgctatttgtctgatttaaaggcttattctgtacaaaccacatgttgtgtggctgatagttacgtttagaagtcagagagactaaatctgttctgattacagatcatctacagtgtgttgttaattaaaatcagcaacagatcgcatgtggagcattttgacagctactctgtcataataaaaacaactggagactgcgtacaagctgatatatgggtctgataacattttattaagtcGGAATCGGACCGAACAGGATGTGAGTATTtatgtgacttcctgttcagcctgaaggctgctggaaccagtggaaaactgtccgacttgacagcGGATTTTTggcaccgcccccggctgctgccgcctgctctcgtccactttacaggcgaggtgCAGTTAATCTCGAACGAACCTAGAGTGTTTCAGGTGGAGGCGCTGCAGCCATGAGCACAATGAGAAACATTatatgttttttgaacaccaaagcatgtaaacctattttaagagaccccaagagtacaaatatgcAGCTGAAAAGGAGtgtaataggggctctttaactTCAGTATAAACAGTCGTCATGCACAGGACTTACGGGGTAAAACTGAATGAGGAGTTTCTGGAGGAACAGCGGGGAGcgtgaaagagacaaaacacTTTTTAGCACAGTTAACATGACACAACACGAAATCATTTCACCATCAGTGATTCATCACATTGATTTAGAGGCAGTAGCCACACAATCACTTTAACAATCACTTCAATGACTGGCAGCCTCTGGAGCTGACCTCGATCCCTGATCCAACACATTGGTAAAAAACGGCACATCAGCTTTATAACATGAAATGGGAACAAGGTTTTAATGTTTCAGAACAGAGTGGCAACATCCTTATTGCAAACAGAACCAATTgggttcatgggaaatgtagttttagagaattcagttcaattcagttagtgtcaaatcataacaggagttatctcaggacactctACAGATAGACTATGTCTAGAACACACTTCATTTATAATTTGGTAGCtggcatttggtgcgacagtggcaaagAAAAACTTCCTtaaaacaggcagaaacctcagacagacccttACTCTTGGTGGGGCAGCCATCTGCCactgccggttgggacacagagacagatccAGAGATACAGAAAATCTCCCTAACTTTCAAACTTTACGGAAATTAAAGCATGAACTATGCCACTGTGTTATCAAGGAAAATACATATATCAGATCAGGACTTTGTTCATCTGTAACATCACAGTCATTTTTAGGGTTTCTATTTCGACTGCAACATTTGCTGTATGTGGAGAGATGAACTGCGTTAGCAAAGGCAGATTATCAATTCATAAACTGGGTTGTTAAAAGCTGCTGCAAAATGGCCGCTCTAAAAAAAATTAGTATATGTTGTTGCAAAAAACGGATGTTTTATGGCTATTGTTCCTTCAATTTGGTGAAACAAAAGCATTATTTGACAGAGGCTGCcagtcatatacagtacataacagTCACTTGATGCTGGCTTTTTGAATCTGGAAAACTTTATTATACAGACCCCCTTTGGTTTGCTGAGATACCTTGAATGTCGGGCTCATGGGACCGTAGTTTAACAGCTCCTCGCCTTCGCTGCTGCTGCAACAAGGGGCTGCAGATCTTCTGTTCACCTCCTCACTCCTCCTTCCCTCCATTGAGCTCTAGGACATCACCAACATACAAATGTCAACAAATATTACCAATGTCATACTCAGAAGTCTGATCAATaggaaaaaagtcagtatgaaTGGTATTATAAATATCTTATCATGTTACAATATCTCTCCGTAATCTCAAGTTTTCGTAAGTACCTGttagtgttttcttttaaaagcatGTTCATGCTGTGTAATTTGGTGGCAAAAGACTAATAAAACACTAACAAACCACTGGTGCTAAAAGTAGGAATGTATTCCTACATCTTACATCATCAATGCATCATTGTCTGGCTGCACGCCTCATTTCAACACCCCGCGAGCCAAAGCTGCATTCTTTGACTTTATTACTTCCAGATTTGAAGCCAATTTTTATGAACTGTGAGTTTTCCAATAAGTATGCATGTGTttgatgaaatgttttaatgacACATGAAGAGAAACGAAAAGACAAAAGAGTTTTGGTGTTATGTCAGCACACTACTGCTTAGTAGAAGAcgtattttattaataataagagTAAACGTCTTTATAACACCACACAATGTGAAAGAGTCAGACATaagtaacaaaatacatttcagagagctgtaaaaaaaaggtaaatcaGTTTTCAAGATACTTTGGCGTCAACGAGAGATATTTTGGCATGACAAAAAGTCAGGGAATCTTAAAACTAATTAATATACATTTCAATATAATTAATTCAATAACATCCTCCAGTCAAAATATCCACATAAACATATGGacaatatttatacatataggCTATTATATGATTATTAAGATCTgtgcaatatatttatttttatcacaACCATGTTGGTTGttgaattcattttttttgtttttaaattttatacGGATGCGTGCAATATGCACAGCTGGGAGGGGCTTTTGCAATTTTGTTGTGTTCATTGtaatataatgacaataaagactTCTTATTTCATCTTATCACAATCTGGATGGTCATTTCAAACATAACTTGGGGGCGACTAAGATGATGGACGACGGAAAGACCAACCATCTGAGAAATGTCATTTAggtctgggaaaaaaaatgacgGATACTAGTGATAGTAGCACTAGAGGTAGTAGTAGGCTAAAACAGTAATAGAGACAAAGTGCATCCTGTCAACTCGGAAAGCAACGCCCACAGGAGGGGGAAACAGTGCTGCTGTGTGGTGGGATGCACTCCCAACAATGTAAAGAGCACATAACTGTCAAAccgaaaaactgagcttttatgaCGACAAACGTGGATGCAGACAATAAGACGTGAGGAATAACCAGGAAGAATAGGTAGACTGTGGGATCCTGACATTAACCTAACAATATGCCCAATGTTACGTTTTCCAGCAAGCATTTTGTTACCAAGTCAAAttatccaaatgtcagttttaggctAATTATATTTCCTGTAAATAAAGGTAACACGTGTAACGTCGGACACATCGGATCCCACAGCTTCCCCGTTCTCTCTGTTGATTCCTGACGTCTGTATCCACTTTGTATGTTCGcgtgtatacgtgaacggtattGTCTTTCTacactatctttttaataaactgtctgtacacttacaaagttttcaatgcttcggtttacatgtatgGACCCTCATTAtactaccgtggaagtgtggtgctattttgagccttgttagtggtgtagaaatagtgatttctttttactttacccgacgactagcgttataagctaattaacGGTTTGGGCTAAAACTTGGTCACAtgcgattagcatgaaaacatatcccagagaacagttGAATCGGTCCACATTTGTTATTAACCCCTaagttcattttgcgccagatttcTCCTTTAAGTTTTAGGTTCTTTACATTGTTGGTAGTGCATATCACAGCACAGCAACTTTTAGGCAttattctgttgtttgctagcagacggGATTGACGAGTAGGCACCTCATGCAATACAAGTCAATAGAGAGCAGAGAGTTGTTTTCCCTTCCGGTGGGGGCTGGACTTAaatgcgctctgtctctatAGCAAGAAAGAGTATTATTGAAAAGCAAACCTTGTGTGGCATCTTGTGctgctccccctcctccccctcctccccctcctcctccctcctgagGTGGAGGTCGTCCTTCTCTTCATTTGTGAAGCTCAGTTCTTCTTCCTCCTGGTCATCTTCATCTCTGGGGCTCTGTTGGCTTTCTGCTGAAGTCCACTCCCTCTGCAGAGTAGCCTGCATCTCTTTTACATCCTCcttctgctcctgctgctccACCTCCCCATCCACCCTGCATGCCCCTCCGCTGTGGACGAGATGATTTAACTGGTTAAtaaagttaaagctatagtgcctagtttctgtctcccacatcaggaattctaagtaatgacaaccacACTGTTGGCGCatgcacatgacacaagccttccgtgatcgtgcaCCACCCCTACCCTTCCTCCACGCAGTTacttgtaaccaaggaggacacggaggattaaaaaaaacctgatgGACTCTTCACTTAAGCTTCTGCGCGCGAAAGTTGCCGGatgacaccattttgtaaacaggtagccatactgagaaatacagagagagttttgtggagctgatagtcttaattagcttcgtattaactcatttggcaacggcttgaatttaacggacgttcattaatattataaagttacacactaaagctttaaaaaggtATTGATGAGAGAAATTAGCATGTTCAGATCCCAGGATTTATGCACACCAGACACTGAGCAAAGAGAAAAGGgagataaaataaaacagacagtGAGTGGAGAACACACCGTGGCCTCATCGTCCCGGCCACCAGGTAGGATGTCCTGTCTGCTGGTTGGCCCATGGCGTGCTGCAGCCTGGCGTCCTGTGACAGGAAGACCGTTGAGCTGTATCTGTTGCTGGACATCTAAAAATGAACCAAAAGCATGTTAGTCTACAGTGATAATATGCATCATTCAAGTTTAAAAACTTCATTACCATACAACTTCTTAGGAATTTGTCTCAGTGGGCTCATGACAGAATAACAGGCAATTACAGCATAACAAGTATAACAACAACacataataagaaataaaaacacttaaaggtcccatatgctcattttcaggttcatacttgtatttatacatggatttctgaggactgtggttaactgctcctcagctagctagactatctgtccaatctgagttttctgttgcacaactaaaacaacttttgaacgttcaCATGTTCCAACAAAACTTGGAACATGTTttgttccttcctgaggctattttgcagaggcatcgCAGCTTTTCCCGGTGCCTAGCACCACCccagacgattgtgattggtttaaagaaataccaataaaccagagcacgtttttctcccatccggaAGGTCTGGCAAATTGATCTGGAAACCAACTGTGAAAGTCACATTTGCAAAAAAGGTGTTGAATTAACATTGACCTGGTGAGACTGGGCCAAATAGTAGACACATCCAGAACAATCTAGACAAGCTCCACCCAGTGTTGACTGAATTGATCTGTTGGGCGGtcagtagtctcacattgccagaccttccttcacagcaatgaggaggagggtctggctactagtccacacagcattccaggataggagaaaaacgtgctctggtttattggcatttctttaatcacaatcgtcatgggcgtcACTAAACGCAGGACGCAAtagcggtgcctctgcaaaatagcctcaggaaggaacttgttttggtggaacatgtgtacgttcaaaagttgtttttgtcgtgcaacagaaaactcagattggacagacagtctagctagctgtctggatttaccctgcagagatctgaggagcagttaaacatagtcctcataaatccaccagagtttagaacgccaacacaaagaaagcggaaggtgagggacatccagccaaaatgagggacatccggcgggaTTTCTGGTGGCTCCGG
This sequence is a window from Perca flavescens isolate YP-PL-M2 chromosome 1, PFLA_1.0, whole genome shotgun sequence. Protein-coding genes within it:
- the LOC114548150 gene encoding caldesmon, smooth muscle encodes the protein MPHKSSMEGRRSEEVNRRSAAPCCSSSEGEELLNYGPMSPTFKKLLIQFYPDEVNSRVSTDGKCTIIERTESLRKSTSNIKKTLPPVAVSKIDKKLEQYTHALEVSSKEGRSASQLLPDLMSPTEAVSSKKSLFEAGEAWNQNTISVTPSKDADGLKVGVADLINQWVKGSEDGSRCSSPSRPADMKPFGVSNKKNLWENLGDTLSSGREGKESSTAKRYKFVVTGHGKYEKVYVDNDCSEDTNCQSAGQFYDDL